GCTCCCGCACCTCGGCTCCACCTTCACTTAGGCCGGGCGGTCACCCGCCGTCCTCGTCCCGAGACAGCGTGGCAGGTCACCCATCGCCGGGCGCTGGCGCCCGGCGTTCACCGCATGCGGAGACCGTGCGGGCACGGCTTGCCTTGCTCTGCCATCTGCACGCCAGCGAACAAGCGGCAACGCAACAACGCAACAACCCAACAAGGCGTCAGCCAACGACCAAAGGCCGCAAGTTCGCCAGCATGTCCCCCACCATCGCATCCAGAGACCACGAAGGCGACCAGCCCCAATCGCGCCGGGCTGCCGAGTCGTCAATCGCAGCCGGCCAGCTCTGCGCAATCGCCTGGCGGAAGTCCGGCGCACAAGACAGCTCGAAAGAAGGCAGCGCCCGCTTCAAAGCCAAAGCCGCATCAGCAGGCGACAGGCTGAACGCCGACAGGTTGTAGCTGCCCCGCTCGCGGATGGCATCGGCCGGTGCGTCCATCAACATCAGCGTGGCGCGGATGGCATCGGGCATGTACATCATGGGCAGCGCCGTGTCGGCGCGCAGAAAGCTTTCGTAGGCGCCCTGCTTCAAGGCCTGGTGGAAGATGTCCACCGCCCAGTCGGTGGTGCCGCCGCCCGGTGGCGTCTTCCAGCTGATGATGCCGGGATAACGCAGGCTGCGCACGTCCACGCCGTGCTTGGCGTGGTACCAGGCGCACCAGCGCTCGCCGGCCAGCTTGCTGATGCCGTACACGGTGCTGGGGTCCATCACCGTGGCCTGTTCGGCCAGAGCCGGCGTGGTGGGGCCGAAGGCCGCAATGCTGCTGGGCCAGAAGATGCGTTCGAGCCGCGCGGTGCGGGCCAGCTCCAGCACATTGAGCAGGCCGGTCATGTTGAGGTGCCAGGCCCATTGCGGATGCTGCTCGCCGCTGGCCGACAAGGCCGCCGCCAGGTGGTAGATCTGCGTGACGCCATGGCGCTTGACCACGGCCGCCAGCGCGGCGGCATCGGTGCAGTCCAGCGCCTCGTGGGCCACGCCGGGCACCCGACCGCTGGGTGCCAGATCGCTGGTCACCACCGCGTCGTGGCCGTGGCGTGCGGCCAGGGCTTCGGCCAGCTCGGTGCCGATCTGGCCATTGGCGCCGATGATGAGAATCTTCAGCCGGGCCATGTTCAGACCTCGCCGTTCAGCAGGCTGCGGGCGGCGCGGCTCATGGCAGCAGCCCCAGCTCGCGCCCGGCCTGGGCAAAGGCGGCCACGGCGCGGTCGAGTTGCGCCACCGTGTGCGCCGCGCTCACCTGCACCCGCACCCGCGCCTGGCCCTGCGGCACCACCGGGTAGAAAAAGCCGGTGACATACATGCCCAGCTCGCGCAGACGCGCCGCCAGCTGCTGGGCCTTGACCGCGTCGTACACCATGATCGGCACGATGGGGTGCGTGCCCGGCTTGATCTCGAAGCCTGCCGCGGCGATGGCCGCGCGAAAGTGCGCGGTGTTGGCGTGCAGCGTGTCGCGCAGCGAGGTCGAGGCTTCCAGCAAATCCAGCACCGCCAGGCTGGCGCCCACGATGGCTGGCGCCAGCGTGTTCGAGAACAGATACGGCCGCGAGCGCTGGCGCAGCAGCTCGATCACCGCCCTGGGGCCGGCGGTGAAGCCGCCGCTGGCGCCGCCCAGGGCCTTGCCGAAGGTGCCGGTGATGAGGTCCACCCGCGAGCGGCCGTCGACCAGCAGGCCGCGGTGCTCGTGCGTGCCGCGGCCGGTGGCGCCCATGAAGCCGGTGGCATGGCACTCGTCGATGGCCAGGATGGCGCCATGCGCATCGCACAGCGTGCGCATCTCGTCGAGCCGCGCGATGGTGCCGTCCATCGAGAACACGCCGTCACTGAACACCAGCACCTCGCGGGCACCGGCGGCGCGGGCGGCCTGCAGCTGCGCCGCCAGGTCGGCCATGTCGTCATGGCGGTAGCGGTAGCGCTGGGCCTTGCACAGGCGGATGCCGTCGATGATGGACGCATGGTTCAGCGCATCGCTGACGATGGCGTCCTGCTCGCCCAGCAGCGGCTCGAACAGCCCGCCGTTGGCATCGAAGGCCGCCGCATACAGGATGGCGTCGTCCAGGCCCAGAAAGCGCGCGATGCGCTGCTCGAGCTGCTTGTGGATGTCTTGCGTGCCGCAGATGAAGCGCACCGAGCTCAGGCCGAAGCCATGGCTGTCGATGGCCGCCTGCGCAGCCGCCATCACCTGCGGATGAGCCGACAGGCCGAGGTAGTTGTTGGCGCACAGGTTGATCAGCGGCTGGCCCTGCGGGTCATCGGCCAGGCGCACCTGTGCGCCCTGCGGGCCGGTGATCACGCGCTCGGTCTTGGTCAGGCCGGCGGCATCCAGCGCCTGCAGCTCGTGGTGCAGGCGGGCAAGAAAGGTCTCGGCAGTCACGTCAGGGGTCTCCTGGTGGTGGGGGCTGGGGCTGCCGGCAGGGCGGTTGGCCGGCCGGCGGCCTGGTGAACATTGATCGTTTTATCGAACGACTCGTGCACTATACTGAACGAAACTTTCAAGAGCAAGCCCATGGCCAAGCCCCCACGCGCCACCCTCGCACCGGCCCCCACCGGCCCGGCCACGCCGGCCGAGCCGCCCCGCGTGGGCGCCGCGCTGGCCGCGCTGCGCGAGCAGCAGGCCTTGTCGCTGGACGAGCTGTCGCGCCGCGCGGGCGTGTCGAAAAGCATGCTGTCGCAGATCGAGCGCGCGCAGGCCAATCCCACGGTGGCCGTGGTGTGGCGCCTGGCCAATGCGCTGGGCGTGCCGCTGTCCGAGCTGCTGGAGGCCGCGCCGCGCCCGGCGCCACCGGCCATCAGCACCGTGGCCGCCCACGACACGCCCACGCTGCGCGGGCGCGACCCCGGTTGCGAGCTGCGCATCCTGGGCCCGCTGGCGCTGGCCGGCCGCTTCGAGTGGTACGAGCTCACGCTGCAGCCCGGCGCCGGGCTGGTGAGCGACGCGCACGAGCCCGGCACGCAAGAGCATGTCAGCGTGCTGGCCGGGCGGCTCACGCTGCAGGCCGGCGAAGCCCAGGCCATGCTGACCGAGGGCGAGACCGCACGCTATGCCGCCGACACGCCGCATGCGCTGCGCAACGCCGGCAAGCTGCCGGTGCGTGCGCTGCTGGTGGTGATGCACAGCGACTGACCCGGCCCGGGCGCCCCTGGCCACAGCCCGGCGGGCCTTCACCCCCTGCGGCACAATCGCGCCGCAACATGAATGCTGCCCGATGAGCCTGGTTTTTCCGCACACCTTCGTCCCGTGGTTTCGCGCGGTGGCGCCCTACATCCACGCCTATCGCGGCAAGACCTTCGTGGTGGCCGCCACCGGCGAGCTGATCGCCGCCGGCAAGCTCGAATCGCTGGCGCAGGATCTGTCGATCATGCACGCCATGGGCATCAAGCTGGTGCTGGTGCATGGCTTTCGGCCGCAGGTCAACGAGCAGCTGGCGCTCAAGGGCCATGCCTCGCGCCACTCGCACGGCAAGCGCATCACCGATGCCCTGACCCTCGATTGCGCGCAAGAAGCGGCCGGCCAGCTGCGCTTCGAGATCGAGGCCGCGTTTTCGCAGGGCCTGCCCAACACGCCGATGGCCAATGCCGCGGTGCGCCTGGTGTCGGGCAACTTCCTCACCGCGCGGCCGGTGGGCATCGTCGACGGCGTCGACTTCATGCACTCGGGGCTGGTGCGCCGGGTCGATGCCGCGTCGATCCGCCGTGCCATCGACATCGGTGCCATCGTGCTGCTCAGCCCCTTCGGCTTCTCGCCCACCGGCGAGGCCTTCAACCTCACGATGGAAGACGTGGCCACCGCCACCGCCGTGGCGCTGCAGGCCGACAAGCTGCTGTTCCTGACCGAGCTGCCGGGCATCCGCGAGAACCTCGACGATCCCGACAGCGCCATCGACACCGAGATGGCCCTGGCCGATGCCAAGCGCCTGCTGGCCACGCTGCCGCGGGCACAGCAGCCCACAGATCTGGCCTTCTATCTGCAGCACTGCGTGGCGGCCTGCGAGGCCGGCGTCGAGCGCTCGCACATCCTGCCGTTTGCCGTGGATGGCGCCATCCTGCAAGAGGTGTTCACCCACGACGGCATCGGCACCATGGTGGTCGACGAAAAGCTCGAGAGCCTGCGCGAAGCCACCTCCGACGACGTGGGCGGCATCCTGCAGGTCATCGAGCCCTTCGAGCGCGACGGCACCCTGGTGCGCCGCGAACGCACCGAGATCGAACGCGATCTGGCCAACTACACGGTCATCGAACACGACGGCGTGATATTCGGCTGCGCGGCCCTGTATCCCTATCCCGAATCACGCACGGCAGAAATGGCCGCCCTCACCGTTTCTCCGGCGGTGCAGGGCCAGGGCGATGGCGAACGCCTGCTCAAGCGGGTTGAACAGCGCGCCCGCGGCATGGGTTTGGACAGCATCTTCGTGCTCACCACGCGCACCATGCACTGGTTCATCAAGCGCGGCTTCGTGCAGGTCGACCCCGATTGGCTGCCCGAGGCACGCAAGCGCAAGTACAACTGGGACCGGCGCTCGCAGGTGCTGGTCAAGAAACTGGCCTGAACGGCCAACCGATAACCCACGAGGAGATAACTCAATGGCACGTACCGTGCAATGCGTCCACCTGAAGAAGGAAGGCGAGGGCCTCGACTTCGCGCCCTACCCCGGCGAGCTGGGCAAGCGCCTCTACAACAACGTCTGCAAGGAAGCCTGGGCGCTGTGGATGCGCCACCAGACCATGCTGGTCAACGAGAACCGCCTGAATCTGGCCGACCAGCGCGCCCGCCAATATCTGGCCCGGCAAATGGAGCAGTTTTTCTTTGGCGGCGGCGTCGATCAACCCACCGGTTATGTGCCGCCCGCCGACTGAACGGGTCGCAACGGGCGCGAATACTTGCACCAAGCTCTTTACATTGATTTTCAGCGATTGAATCTGCGAGAATCCCATACCGCCTGCCCGGCGGGTACCATGCGGGCGGTATCGGTTTCCACTCGAATCCAACGGAGAAAAAATGTCGTCATTGCAGGATCTGCTCGCCCAACGCGCTGAAATCGAAAAGAAAATCGCTGACGCCCAGCGCGAAGAGCGTTCGGTGGCCATTGCCAAGGTCAAGACCTTGATGGCCGAGCATGGCCTGACGGCCGCCGACCTCACCGGCAAGACGCCCACCGTGCGTGCCGCGGCCGCCCCGGGCCCCAAGGCCGGCGGCAAGGTGGCCCCGAAGTTCCGCAACGGCGCCACCGGCGAGACCTGGTCGGGCCGCGGCCTGCAGCCCAAGTGGCTGAAGGCAGCCCTGGCCTCCGGCGCCAAGCTCGAAGACTTCGCGATCACGCCCTGATCGCACCGGGCCCAGGCCACCGCCACCGGTGATCTGAGGCCCAACCCACTGCAAGGGCGCCATTGCGGCACGGCGCCCCACCCCCCTGCCCGTGGCGGCAACGGCCCTTGCGCCGTGTTGCCGTCCACCCTGCCTCACACGCCCGAGACCCGCCTTGATCCCGGCCGCGCCCGAACCGTCCATGTCGTCCCCGCGCTGGTCGGGCTGGGCGCTGCGCGCCGCAGTGGTGCTGGCGGCCTACTGGGCTGCAGGCCAGGTCGGGCTGGCGCTGGCCGGCCTGTCGCCCTTCATCAGTGCGTTCTGGCCAGCGGCCGGCCTGGCGCTGGCCGTGCTGGTGCGTGGCGGCAGCCTGTACCTGCCGGTGCTGGCCCTCGGTGCCTGGCTGGTCACGCTGTCGGCCGGCGCCAGCTGGTGGCTG
This portion of the Aquabacterium sp. OR-4 genome encodes:
- a CDS encoding oxidative damage protection protein translates to MARTVQCVHLKKEGEGLDFAPYPGELGKRLYNNVCKEAWALWMRHQTMLVNENRLNLADQRARQYLARQMEQFFFGGGVDQPTGYVPPAD
- a CDS encoding H-NS histone family protein, giving the protein MSSLQDLLAQRAEIEKKIADAQREERSVAIAKVKTLMAEHGLTAADLTGKTPTVRAAAAPGPKAGGKVAPKFRNGATGETWSGRGLQPKWLKAALASGAKLEDFAITP
- the argA gene encoding amino-acid N-acetyltransferase, with protein sequence MSLVFPHTFVPWFRAVAPYIHAYRGKTFVVAATGELIAAGKLESLAQDLSIMHAMGIKLVLVHGFRPQVNEQLALKGHASRHSHGKRITDALTLDCAQEAAGQLRFEIEAAFSQGLPNTPMANAAVRLVSGNFLTARPVGIVDGVDFMHSGLVRRVDAASIRRAIDIGAIVLLSPFGFSPTGEAFNLTMEDVATATAVALQADKLLFLTELPGIRENLDDPDSAIDTEMALADAKRLLATLPRAQQPTDLAFYLQHCVAACEAGVERSHILPFAVDGAILQEVFTHDGIGTMVVDEKLESLREATSDDVGGILQVIEPFERDGTLVRRERTEIERDLANYTVIEHDGVIFGCAALYPYPESRTAEMAALTVSPAVQGQGDGERLLKRVEQRARGMGLDSIFVLTTRTMHWFIKRGFVQVDPDWLPEARKRKYNWDRRSQVLVKKLA
- the kbl gene encoding glycine C-acetyltransferase codes for the protein MTAETFLARLHHELQALDAAGLTKTERVITGPQGAQVRLADDPQGQPLINLCANNYLGLSAHPQVMAAAQAAIDSHGFGLSSVRFICGTQDIHKQLEQRIARFLGLDDAILYAAAFDANGGLFEPLLGEQDAIVSDALNHASIIDGIRLCKAQRYRYRHDDMADLAAQLQAARAAGAREVLVFSDGVFSMDGTIARLDEMRTLCDAHGAILAIDECHATGFMGATGRGTHEHRGLLVDGRSRVDLITGTFGKALGGASGGFTAGPRAVIELLRQRSRPYLFSNTLAPAIVGASLAVLDLLEASTSLRDTLHANTAHFRAAIAAAGFEIKPGTHPIVPIMVYDAVKAQQLAARLRELGMYVTGFFYPVVPQGQARVRVQVSAAHTVAQLDRAVAAFAQAGRELGLLP
- a CDS encoding helix-turn-helix domain-containing protein, encoding MAKPPRATLAPAPTGPATPAEPPRVGAALAALREQQALSLDELSRRAGVSKSMLSQIERAQANPTVAVVWRLANALGVPLSELLEAAPRPAPPAISTVAAHDTPTLRGRDPGCELRILGPLALAGRFEWYELTLQPGAGLVSDAHEPGTQEHVSVLAGRLTLQAGEAQAMLTEGETARYAADTPHALRNAGKLPVRALLVVMHSD
- a CDS encoding NAD-dependent epimerase/dehydratase family protein: MARLKILIIGANGQIGTELAEALAARHGHDAVVTSDLAPSGRVPGVAHEALDCTDAAALAAVVKRHGVTQIYHLAAALSASGEQHPQWAWHLNMTGLLNVLELARTARLERIFWPSSIAAFGPTTPALAEQATVMDPSTVYGISKLAGERWCAWYHAKHGVDVRSLRYPGIISWKTPPGGGTTDWAVDIFHQALKQGAYESFLRADTALPMMYMPDAIRATLMLMDAPADAIRERGSYNLSAFSLSPADAALALKRALPSFELSCAPDFRQAIAQSWPAAIDDSAARRDWGWSPSWSLDAMVGDMLANLRPLVVG